From Arcticibacter tournemirensis, one genomic window encodes:
- a CDS encoding LytR/AlgR family response regulator transcription factor translates to MNCIIVDDEPLAREGLLMHLQSIPNITVSGSFNSAKKAFDFMQENRIDLVFLDIQMPGVNGLQFAATMPKESLLIFTTAYSQYALDSYEVDAIDYLVKPIAKERLEKAVNKAFTYRTLLSEHGTTESVENDFMLIKADRRYHKVLFKDILYIEGLKDYVVIYTEGNKITTAMNLKTIHSHLDSKIFARVSKSYLVNITHIDSFDNHTIYIRQFEIPIGDIFRKAFLEMYLGKDLSDKL, encoded by the coding sequence ATGAATTGTATCATTGTAGACGACGAACCCCTGGCAAGAGAAGGCTTGCTTATGCACTTGCAGAGCATTCCCAATATTACCGTCTCCGGAAGTTTTAACAGTGCAAAAAAGGCGTTTGATTTCATGCAGGAAAACCGGATCGATCTTGTCTTCCTTGACATACAAATGCCGGGGGTGAATGGTCTCCAATTTGCAGCAACTATGCCAAAGGAGTCTCTCTTAATATTTACTACTGCCTACTCGCAATACGCCCTCGACAGTTATGAAGTAGACGCGATTGACTATCTGGTAAAGCCTATTGCCAAAGAGCGGCTGGAGAAGGCGGTAAACAAAGCGTTCACTTATCGCACCTTGCTGAGTGAACACGGAACTACGGAAAGTGTGGAGAATGATTTCATGCTTATTAAGGCAGACCGTCGTTATCATAAAGTTTTGTTTAAAGATATTCTTTATATCGAGGGGCTTAAAGATTATGTAGTGATCTACACAGAAGGGAACAAGATTACAACAGCAATGAACCTTAAAACGATACACAGCCATTTGGACAGCAAAATTTTTGCGAGGGTGAGCAAGTCGTATCTGGTCAACATCACACATATTGACTCTTTCGATAATCATACTATTTATATCAGACAATTTGAAATACCCATAGGAGATATCTTCAGAAAGGCCTTTCTGGAAATGTACCTCGGCAAGGACCTTTCAGACAAGCTGTAG